In Myxococcus stipitatus, the following are encoded in one genomic region:
- a CDS encoding cytochrome C assembly family protein, translating to MSHTLVSLACHAYGIAAVAYLAYLVRQSDGLAMAGRVLVGGGLVLHGVALFELLGAQSGRPVGMAQGFSTLAFLLLAIFLALDVRYRRPVIGAFLTPLAVTVLLPGLLMHGGQSPLPAGVRQPLLPLHITLALLGLAAFAVAAGVGVMYLLMERQVRAKRFGLLFSRLPSLEFLDTLNRRLVVWGFIALSITLATGAFFVSTTRGWTWDGKSIATVVAWAVFAALVNARIFAGWRGRRVALLTMAGFCLVLVSFLTSYDLTSSPTAVLRIP from the coding sequence ATGAGCCATACGCTCGTCTCGCTTGCCTGCCACGCCTACGGCATCGCCGCCGTGGCCTACCTCGCCTACCTCGTCCGCCAATCGGATGGGCTGGCCATGGCCGGTCGCGTGCTGGTGGGCGGCGGGCTGGTGTTGCATGGGGTGGCGCTGTTCGAGCTCCTGGGGGCGCAGTCCGGCCGTCCGGTGGGCATGGCACAAGGCTTCTCCACGCTGGCCTTCCTGCTGCTGGCCATCTTCCTGGCACTGGATGTGCGCTACCGCCGCCCGGTCATCGGGGCGTTCCTGACGCCGCTGGCCGTGACGGTGTTGTTGCCGGGGCTGTTGATGCACGGGGGCCAGTCGCCGCTTCCCGCGGGTGTGCGGCAGCCCTTGTTGCCGCTGCACATCACCCTGGCGCTGCTGGGGCTGGCGGCGTTCGCGGTGGCCGCGGGGGTGGGGGTGATGTACCTGCTGATGGAGCGGCAGGTGCGCGCCAAGCGCTTCGGGTTGCTCTTCTCCCGGCTGCCGTCCCTGGAGTTCCTGGACACCCTCAACCGGCGTTTGGTGGTGTGGGGGTTCATCGCGCTGTCCATCACCCTGGCGACGGGCGCGTTCTTCGTGAGCACCACGCGGGGCTGGACGTGGGACGGCAAGTCCATTGCGACGGTGGTGGCGTGGGCGGTGTTCGCGGCGCTGGTCAACGCGCGCATCTTCGCGGGCTGGCGGGGGCGCCGGGTGGCGCTCTTGACGATGGCGGGGTTCTGTCTGGTGCTCGTGTCCTTCCTGACTTCGTATGACCTGACGTCGAGCCCCACGGCCGTCCTGAGGATTCCGTGA
- the trxA gene encoding thioredoxin, which translates to MAGDNVTNVGDGDFKAQVLDSQQPVLVDFWATWCAPCRAIAPHIDALSTQYGSQVKFTKLNIDDNQQTPQDYGIRSIPTLLLFKGGKVVEQIVGAVPKAKIEEAIKKAL; encoded by the coding sequence ATGGCAGGCGACAACGTGACGAACGTGGGAGATGGCGACTTCAAGGCGCAGGTGCTGGATTCCCAGCAGCCCGTGCTGGTGGACTTCTGGGCGACCTGGTGCGCGCCGTGCCGCGCCATCGCCCCGCACATCGATGCGCTCTCCACCCAGTATGGCAGCCAGGTGAAGTTCACCAAGCTCAACATCGACGACAATCAGCAGACGCCCCAGGACTACGGCATCCGGTCCATCCCCACGCTGCTGCTCTTCAAGGGCGGCAAGGTGGTGGAACAGATTGTCGGCGCCGTCCCGAAGGCGAAGATCGAAGAAGCCATCAAGAAGGCGCTGTAA
- the hemC gene encoding hydroxymethylbilane synthase: protein MMKSVRIATRQSPLALWQARHVGALLAAHHPGLEVSLVEMTTEGDRFLSAPLSAVGGKGLFVKEIEQALLDGRADLAVHSLKDMTSELPEGLVLAAVPTREDPRDAFCGLGGLTLDTLPQGARVGTSSLRRSCILRSRRPDLDIVSLRGNVQTRLQRTKEMGLAGAVLAYAGLKRLGLEDVITQVLPTEVSLPAVGQGVLAIQCRGEDTRVRGLLAPLEDGTTRVAVTAERALLAKLEGGCTVPLAGHATVSDGMVYLRALVGRPDGARVVRGEVRGPAERAQELGESLAADLLSRGAADILRDFARRPGSGA, encoded by the coding sequence GTGATGAAGTCCGTGCGTATCGCCACCCGGCAGAGTCCGCTGGCGCTCTGGCAGGCCCGGCACGTGGGCGCGCTGTTGGCCGCGCACCATCCGGGGCTGGAAGTGTCCCTCGTGGAGATGACCACGGAGGGGGACCGCTTCCTGTCCGCCCCGTTGTCCGCGGTGGGAGGCAAGGGGCTGTTCGTGAAGGAGATCGAGCAGGCGCTGCTCGATGGCCGCGCGGACCTGGCCGTGCACAGCTTGAAGGACATGACGTCCGAGCTGCCGGAGGGCCTGGTGCTCGCGGCGGTTCCCACGCGCGAGGACCCGCGTGATGCCTTCTGTGGCCTGGGTGGATTGACGCTGGACACGCTGCCGCAGGGGGCTCGGGTGGGCACCTCGTCGCTGCGGCGCAGCTGCATCCTCCGCTCGCGGCGTCCGGACCTGGACATCGTGAGCCTGCGCGGCAACGTGCAGACGCGGCTTCAGAGGACGAAGGAGATGGGGCTTGCCGGCGCGGTGCTGGCGTACGCGGGCCTCAAGCGGCTGGGGCTCGAGGACGTCATCACCCAGGTGCTTCCCACGGAGGTGAGTCTTCCGGCGGTGGGGCAGGGCGTGCTCGCCATCCAATGCCGCGGCGAGGACACGCGTGTTCGCGGGTTGCTCGCGCCGCTGGAGGACGGGACGACGCGCGTGGCGGTGACGGCGGAGCGGGCGCTGCTCGCGAAGCTGGAGGGCGGTTGCACCGTCCCCCTGGCGGGCCATGCCACGGTGTCGGACGGCATGGTGTACCTGCGCGCGCTGGTGGGCCGTCCGGATGGCGCACGCGTGGTGCGGGGCGAGGTCCGTGGACCCGCGGAGCGTGCGCAGGAGCTGGGCGAATCGCTGGCGGCGGACCTGCTGTCGCGGGGCGCGGCGGACATCCTGCGTGATTTCGCTCGCCGCCCGGGCTCCGGCGCCTAG
- the hemA gene encoding glutamyl-tRNA reductase yields MELVCIGLSHRTAPLVVRERLALSDTRQVEVLQRLAQAPVEVLWVSTCNRVEVYLSAPDGQMARARAVAELESLGGVEALDHLYEHRGEAALIHLFRVASSLDSMVLGEAQILGQVKDAFERGQGAGAVRGELTRACAAAFGCAKRVRTETAIGRAATSMASAAVQLASKVFDGLKGKTVLVVGAGEMGELAARHLQQAGATKLFITNRTLSRAEALAAEVGGAARPFEELFSLLTAADVVVCSTASPVPLFTKENVGAVGKARKGRPLFMVDLAVPRDIDPGVGTLDWVHAYDVDDIQKFVADNAAARAEEAHKAGVLVAQEVARFVKERALREGMPVLARLRQRAETIARAEVERTLAALGDGLTEKQRKSIEAMGRAIVNKLLHEPTSRLRAVGPEGEGNRLAGAAAELFGLLESELEAAEQSTMAPAAQAAPGAK; encoded by the coding sequence ATGGAGCTCGTCTGCATTGGCTTGTCACACCGGACCGCGCCCCTGGTGGTGCGCGAGCGGTTGGCCTTGTCCGATACGCGGCAGGTGGAGGTGCTCCAGCGGTTGGCGCAGGCCCCCGTGGAAGTGCTGTGGGTCTCCACGTGCAACCGGGTGGAGGTCTATCTGTCCGCGCCGGATGGGCAGATGGCCCGGGCGCGGGCGGTGGCGGAGCTGGAGTCCTTGGGCGGCGTGGAGGCGCTGGACCACCTGTACGAGCACCGGGGCGAGGCGGCCCTCATCCACCTGTTCCGGGTGGCGTCCAGCCTGGACTCCATGGTGCTGGGCGAGGCGCAGATCCTGGGGCAGGTGAAGGACGCCTTCGAGCGGGGGCAGGGCGCGGGCGCGGTGCGAGGGGAATTGACGCGGGCGTGCGCGGCGGCGTTTGGCTGCGCCAAGCGGGTGCGCACGGAGACGGCCATCGGCCGCGCGGCGACGTCCATGGCGTCGGCGGCGGTGCAACTGGCCAGCAAGGTGTTTGACGGCTTGAAGGGCAAGACGGTGTTGGTCGTGGGCGCGGGGGAGATGGGGGAGCTGGCGGCGCGCCACCTGCAACAGGCGGGCGCGACGAAGCTGTTCATCACCAACCGCACGTTGTCCCGCGCGGAGGCGCTCGCGGCGGAGGTGGGCGGGGCGGCGCGGCCTTTCGAGGAGCTGTTCTCGCTCCTGACGGCCGCGGACGTGGTGGTGTGCAGCACCGCGTCGCCGGTGCCGCTGTTCACGAAGGAGAACGTGGGCGCGGTGGGCAAGGCGCGCAAGGGCCGTCCCCTGTTCATGGTGGACCTGGCCGTGCCGCGCGACATCGACCCCGGGGTGGGCACGCTGGACTGGGTGCACGCCTACGACGTGGACGACATCCAGAAGTTCGTCGCGGACAACGCGGCCGCGCGCGCGGAGGAAGCGCACAAGGCGGGCGTGCTGGTGGCGCAGGAGGTGGCGCGCTTCGTCAAGGAGCGGGCGCTGCGCGAAGGCATGCCGGTGTTGGCGCGGCTCCGCCAGCGCGCGGAGACGATTGCCCGCGCGGAAGTGGAGCGCACCCTGGCGGCGCTGGGGGATGGGCTCACGGAGAAACAGCGCAAGAGCATCGAGGCCATGGGACGCGCCATCGTCAACAAGTTGCTGCACGAGCCCACGTCGCGCCTGCGCGCGGTGGGGCCCGAGGGTGAGGGGAACCGGCTGGCGGGTGCGGCCGCGGAGCTGTTCGGGCTGCTGGAGTCGGAGCTCGAGGCGGCGGAGCAGTCCACGATGGCGCCGGCCGCTCAGGCCGCGCCGGGGGCGAAGTGA